A window of Oxyura jamaicensis isolate SHBP4307 breed ruddy duck unplaced genomic scaffold, BPBGC_Ojam_1.0 oxyUn_random_OJ66700, whole genome shotgun sequence genomic DNA:
gccccacATTACCCCACAGAGCTCCACATAAACCCCACAGAACCCCACGGAGCCCCATGGAGCCCCACGTAACCCCAAAGAGCCCCACGGAGCCCCACATAAACCCATGGAGCCCCAAagagccccacagcaccccacatTACCCCATAGagccccacagagccccacagagccccacGGAGCCCCACATTACCCCACAGAGCTCCACATAAACCCCACAGAACCCCACGGAGCCCCATGGAGCCCCACGTAACCCCCCAGAACCCCAGagagccccacagcaccccacattaccccacagcaccccacaaTTCCCCATGTTACCCCACcgcaccccacagcaccccgcAACACCCAAAggagccccacagcaccccacgGTGCCCCACGGTGCCCCATGGCACTCCATGGAGTCCCACGGcacccccccggcaccccaCAACTCCCCATGTtaccccccagcaccccacaactccccccagcaccctccagCACCC
This region includes:
- the LOC118159076 gene encoding LOW QUALITY PROTEIN: 4-O-methyl-glucuronoyl methylesterase 1-like (The sequence of the model RefSeq protein was modified relative to this genomic sequence to represent the inferred CDS: substituted 2 bases at 2 genomic stop codons), with amino-acid sequence TPQHPKEPHSTPRCPTVPHGTPWSPTAPPRHPTTPHVTPQHPTTPPSTLQHPTEPPKPHGAPWSPTXPQRAPRSPTXTHGAPK